Proteins found in one Planococcus citri chromosome 2, ihPlaCitr1.1, whole genome shotgun sequence genomic segment:
- the LOC135838174 gene encoding pre-mRNA-splicing factor ISY1 homolog: MARNAEKAMTTLARWRAAQVHGKDSHDKERRPYLATECTDLRKCEKWRIQIIREIARKVSQIQNAGLGEFRIRDLNDDINKLIREKGHWEAQIKELGGPDYARVGPRMLDHEGREVPGNRGYKYFGAAKDLPGVRELFEQEPPPPPRKTRGELMREIDADYYGYRDDDDGILIPIEEREEKAAIENAVNRWKQRGDNPNDEQENEEEDLYAVHESDDEENQSNNGASNVAESSKFVAHVSVPSQDEIKQALLLRKKQELLERYAAGDGGVDSLEQ; encoded by the exons atg GCTCGAAATGCGGAAAAAGCGAT GACGACGCTAGCTCGTTGGCGGGCGGCGCAAGTGCACGGCAAAGATTCGCACGACAAAGAACGGAGACCGTATCTAGCGACCGAATGTACGGACCTGCGGAAATGCGAGAAATGGCGAATTCAAATTATTCGAGAGATAGCGCGTAAAGTTTCGCAAATTCAAAACG cTGGTCTGGGAGAATTTCGAATCCGCGACTTGAACGACGACATTAACAAACTGATTCGCGAGAAAGGACACTGGGAAGCTCAGATCAAGGAACTAGGCGGGCCCGACTATGCTCGCGTCGGGCCGCGTATGTTGGACCACGAGGGTCGCGAGGTACCCGGAAATCGAGGCTATAAATATTTCGGAGCCGCCAAGGATCTACCCG gcGTTCGCGAATTGTTCGAGCAGGAACCTCCGCCTCCGCCGAGGAAAACGCGAGGCGAGTTGATGAGAGAAATCGACGCCGATTACTACGGATAtagagacgacgacgacggaatATTGATACCTATCGAAGAGCGAGAAGAAAAAGCGG CTATCGAAAATGCGGTTAATCGATGGAAACAGCGAGGCGATAACCCTAACGACGAACAGGAAAATGAAGAAGAGGACCTATACGCC GTGCACGAATCCGACGACGAAGAAAACCAGTCGAATAATGGCGCCTCGAACGTGGCGGAAAGTAGTAAATTTGTGGCGCACGTTTCGGTGCCTTCTCAGGATGAAATTAAGCAGGCCTTATTGTTGAGGAAGAAACAAGAGCTGTTGGAAAGGTACGCGGCCGGTGACGGTGGCGTTGATTCGCTCGAGCAATGA
- the LOC135838173 gene encoding GPN-loop GTPase 2 isoform X1, whose product MTIFGQLVIGPPGSGKSTYCREMRQFLSRNGRKVAIVNLDPANDSLPYAADIDINEYTTADDVMSYLHVGPNCAILHCIEFLERCVQKIAAEIEQKKDCYFLIDCPGQVELYTHHESLNNILACLANAGLRLCCVHLVDSHYCSDAGTGKFISTLLLSLTAMLHMGLPHLNVLSKIDVLREFENKLSFSLDYYTDVLDLSYLVECLEQDAITSKHKKLNQALASCIEAYGLVHFTPLNVFDSNSLSNVLNMADKANGYIFKSSEERNVFKLLSTVMSSTPSDLRESVDESQQERKLAECTLFNYTADNAD is encoded by the exons ATGACCATTTTTGGACAACTTGTTATCGGCCCTCCTGGTAGCGGTAAATCTACGTATTGCCGTGAAATGCGACAATTTTTATCGCGTAACGGAAGAAAAGTCGCCATCGTCAACTtgg ATCCGGCCAACGATTCGTTACCATACGCAGCTGATATCGATATCAACGAATACACTACGGCGGATGACGTGATGAGCTACCTTCACGTCGGACCTAACTGCGCTATTCTGCATTGCATCGAATTCCTCGAACGCTGTGTCCAAAAAATTGCCGccgaaattgaacaaaaaaaggaTTGCTATTTTCTGATCGACTGCCCTGGTCAG GTTGAATTGTACACGCATCACGAGTCTTTGAATAACATTCTAGCGTGTTTGGCAAATGCCGGTCTTCGATTATGTTGCGTTCATTTGGTGGACTCTCATTACTGCAGCGATGCCGGTACTG GTAAATTTATATCGACGTTATTGCTGTCGTTGACGGCCATGTTGCATATGGGTCTACCTCACTTGAACGTGCTCTCGAAAATAGATGTTTTGcgcgaatttgaaaacaaattatccTTCTCGCTAGACTATTACACGGACGTTTTAGATTTGTCTTATTTAGTCGAATGTTTGGAACAAGATGCGATCACATCCAA ACATAAGAAACTGAACCAAGCTTTAGCTTCGTGTATCGAAGCTTACGGCTTAGTGCACTTTACACCGTTAAACGTGTTCGATTCCAACTCTTTATCTAACGTGCTGAATATGGCTGACAAAGCCAACGGTTACATCTTCAAGAGTTCCGAGGaaagaaatgtttttaaattactATCGACGGTCATGAGCAGTACACCGAGCGATCTTCGCGAGTCGGTCGACGAGTCGCAGCAGGAGCGAAAGCTAGCCGAATGTACTTTATTCAATTACACCGCGGACAATGCCGACTGA
- the LOC135838173 gene encoding GPN-loop GTPase 2 isoform X2: MTIFGQLVIGPPGSGKSTYCREMRQFLSRNGRKVAIVNLDPANDSLPYAADIDINEYTTADDVMSYLHVGPNCAILHCIEFLERCVQKIAAEIEQKKDCYFLIDCPGQVELYTHHESLNNILACLANAGLRLCCVHLVDSHYCSDAGKFISTLLLSLTAMLHMGLPHLNVLSKIDVLREFENKLSFSLDYYTDVLDLSYLVECLEQDAITSKHKKLNQALASCIEAYGLVHFTPLNVFDSNSLSNVLNMADKANGYIFKSSEERNVFKLLSTVMSSTPSDLRESVDESQQERKLAECTLFNYTADNAD; this comes from the exons ATGACCATTTTTGGACAACTTGTTATCGGCCCTCCTGGTAGCGGTAAATCTACGTATTGCCGTGAAATGCGACAATTTTTATCGCGTAACGGAAGAAAAGTCGCCATCGTCAACTtgg ATCCGGCCAACGATTCGTTACCATACGCAGCTGATATCGATATCAACGAATACACTACGGCGGATGACGTGATGAGCTACCTTCACGTCGGACCTAACTGCGCTATTCTGCATTGCATCGAATTCCTCGAACGCTGTGTCCAAAAAATTGCCGccgaaattgaacaaaaaaaggaTTGCTATTTTCTGATCGACTGCCCTGGTCAG GTTGAATTGTACACGCATCACGAGTCTTTGAATAACATTCTAGCGTGTTTGGCAAATGCCGGTCTTCGATTATGTTGCGTTCATTTGGTGGACTCTCATTACTGCAGCGATGCCG GTAAATTTATATCGACGTTATTGCTGTCGTTGACGGCCATGTTGCATATGGGTCTACCTCACTTGAACGTGCTCTCGAAAATAGATGTTTTGcgcgaatttgaaaacaaattatccTTCTCGCTAGACTATTACACGGACGTTTTAGATTTGTCTTATTTAGTCGAATGTTTGGAACAAGATGCGATCACATCCAA ACATAAGAAACTGAACCAAGCTTTAGCTTCGTGTATCGAAGCTTACGGCTTAGTGCACTTTACACCGTTAAACGTGTTCGATTCCAACTCTTTATCTAACGTGCTGAATATGGCTGACAAAGCCAACGGTTACATCTTCAAGAGTTCCGAGGaaagaaatgtttttaaattactATCGACGGTCATGAGCAGTACACCGAGCGATCTTCGCGAGTCGGTCGACGAGTCGCAGCAGGAGCGAAAGCTAGCCGAATGTACTTTATTCAATTACACCGCGGACAATGCCGACTGA
- the LOC135838173 gene encoding GPN-loop GTPase 2 isoform X3 encodes MSYLHVGPNCAILHCIEFLERCVQKIAAEIEQKKDCYFLIDCPGQVELYTHHESLNNILACLANAGLRLCCVHLVDSHYCSDAGTGKFISTLLLSLTAMLHMGLPHLNVLSKIDVLREFENKLSFSLDYYTDVLDLSYLVECLEQDAITSKHKKLNQALASCIEAYGLVHFTPLNVFDSNSLSNVLNMADKANGYIFKSSEERNVFKLLSTVMSSTPSDLRESVDESQQERKLAECTLFNYTADNAD; translated from the exons ATGAGCTACCTTCACGTCGGACCTAACTGCGCTATTCTGCATTGCATCGAATTCCTCGAACGCTGTGTCCAAAAAATTGCCGccgaaattgaacaaaaaaaggaTTGCTATTTTCTGATCGACTGCCCTGGTCAG GTTGAATTGTACACGCATCACGAGTCTTTGAATAACATTCTAGCGTGTTTGGCAAATGCCGGTCTTCGATTATGTTGCGTTCATTTGGTGGACTCTCATTACTGCAGCGATGCCGGTACTG GTAAATTTATATCGACGTTATTGCTGTCGTTGACGGCCATGTTGCATATGGGTCTACCTCACTTGAACGTGCTCTCGAAAATAGATGTTTTGcgcgaatttgaaaacaaattatccTTCTCGCTAGACTATTACACGGACGTTTTAGATTTGTCTTATTTAGTCGAATGTTTGGAACAAGATGCGATCACATCCAA ACATAAGAAACTGAACCAAGCTTTAGCTTCGTGTATCGAAGCTTACGGCTTAGTGCACTTTACACCGTTAAACGTGTTCGATTCCAACTCTTTATCTAACGTGCTGAATATGGCTGACAAAGCCAACGGTTACATCTTCAAGAGTTCCGAGGaaagaaatgtttttaaattactATCGACGGTCATGAGCAGTACACCGAGCGATCTTCGCGAGTCGGTCGACGAGTCGCAGCAGGAGCGAAAGCTAGCCGAATGTACTTTATTCAATTACACCGCGGACAATGCCGACTGA